gtgtgtgtgtgtgtaacactgaaggggggggggaacggagctgcgcagggggggggaacacaaacagagaggggggagtggagaaaccAACAGGGGGAGGTGAAattgtactcccgggcaacgccgggtctctcagctagtcctcTATAAACAGCATTAAGGCATAAATACACGATTATACATGGCACTGGATACGGAAcaccgcgcgcatgcgcagcaatcATATAGCATTTGCATTTCACTAAGTACCAACTATAGGCTCTTGTCTATATATATGATCTTGTTTACATTAGCGGTTAAGTTTTACATCACTATTAAATTCACGCTACGACGCTGACATTTAATATTTCTACCCTCTTAAGGATTACCTGTACCCCTTTTGGGTTTGAATTCCACTGTGACTTCAACTACAGTATATGGGGATGTACTCCCCaaggctatatatatacacacttaggtATATGATATAAGAATCCTTAACAGGGGATACTTTCAACCTTTTTGGGATATTCACACATCTAATCACCGCTATGACAAGATCTCTGATATATACCATCTATTATATGTGGCTCTAGACATAGAAGTAAATTGTTTATAGCTATAGATCCTGTTTCTTTTGGATCTAtgtctatttttattattagtataaagttattaataaaatacattttaactgctctttAGTTATTATCTGACCTTGATATACTATTAaataggtctgcagtgcgccacacATAGGGATTCTCTAGTGTACTTTGTCTGCGAAGTACACATTTTTCAGTAATCATTCTCTCcaaagaccgcagatcgcggtgtagcgctgtgtcTGCGCTGCCTCCCGCCGGGCTCGCGTGCTGCAGTGCACTCTGGGACCGCGGCCTAAGACTTGTTTTTGCGCCGCTTGGTGTCGCTACAGGAGCCACCACAAGCGATTTCTGGTATAGtcacagccttaggctgcggccacgctgccgctgagcgcgctcatgctgagagtggtgacatcaccagcaCGAGCGCTCGCTGTTCtgcaggagcggggggcgtggctatgaagGCGTGGAGGCGTGTCATTGGCTAGATGGgggctgtgtctgtgtgggtgtgattGCAGGGTCTATGGCAGGGGAGAAGTatatggagcgatgctctgcaggatttctggcaggggaggggttaatgcaaCGAAGCTCTGCAGGAtctaggggaggggttaatgcagCAATGCTCTttaggtctctggcaggggaggggttaatgcagCGACGCAcggcagggtctctggcaggggaggggttaatggagcggtggtctgcagggtctctggcaggtgaggggttaatggagcgatggtctgcaggtctctggcggggggggggttaatgcagcgatgctctgcaggtctctggtagggaaggggttaatgcagcgatgctctgcagaactctggcaggggaggggttaatgcagcgatgctctgcagttccCTCGTTGGTCACTAGGTGTCACTGTTACTCAGTTCCCCTCTGCACAGTCGCTGTGAGATAGTCTCTACCCAGCAactagtgacgtcaccgctctcccaTTTATCTGATAGGCTGCCTGAGCCACGCAGCTTATCGGAAATCAAAACATTTCTACTCTGccgggaaaggagggagagagggacatgtAATATCTGCCAGGTAACTGTGACCCAATTGGGGTGGATGTTCTCATTGGATAGAGCGTGCGGCCCCTTCCAGTCAGCCCTGCGTGTCACAGTGACACATGCGTGTCAGAGAGCGAGGTCCCCAATGTGTCCCATATACCAGCACAATGCTgtgccccctcctcctgctcctcaccCTGGGGGTGTCCGGGGGCTATTCTGGTGAGTATATATAGGGGTCACtgacctgtactgtgtatatagaGTGAAACctctgcgggacagtaactctctcactgattacaatattatatatagaagtagtgtgagtgtatatagagtgtaagctctgtgggacagtaaCTATCTCACACTGATTAtaatgttatatatagaagtagtgtgagtgtaatcagtgtgagagagttactgtcccgcagagcttacactctatatatacactcacactacttctatatatgagtgtaagctctgcgggacagtaactctctcactgattacaatgttatatatagaagtagtgtgtgtatagagtgtaagctctgcgggacagtaactATCTCACACTGATTTcaatgttatatatagaagtagtgtgagtgtatatagagtgtaagctctgcgggacagtaactatctcacactgattacaatgttatatatagaagtagtgtgagtgtatatagagtgtaagctctgcgggacagtaactatctcacactgattacaatgttatatatagaagtagtgtgagtgtatatagagtgtaagctctgcgggataGTAACTCGGTAtagcggtatcgcgctaatcactgacagggataacatggcggtatcgcgcagtatcgcgctaatcactgacagggataacatggcggtatcgcgctaatcactgagaGGGAtcacatggcggtatcgcgcagtatcacgctaatcactgacagggataacatggcggtatcgcgcagtatcgcgctaatcactgacagggataacatggcggtatcgcgctaatcactgacagggataacatggcagtatcgcgctaatcactgacgataacatggcggtatcgtgcagtatcgcgctaatcattgacagggataacatgacgggatcgcactaatcactgacagggataacatggcggtatcgcgcagtatcgcgctaatcactgatagggataacatggcggtatcgcgcagtatcgcgcttatcactgacagggataacatggcggtatcgcgcagtatcgcgttAATCattgacagggataacatggcggtatcgcgcagtatcgggCTAATCATTGACAGGAATAatatggcggtatcgcgctaatcactgacagggataacatggcggtatcgcgctaatcactgacaggaataacatggcggtatcgcgctaatcactgacagggataacatggcggtatcgcgctaatcactgacagggataacatggcggtatcgcgctaatcacttacagggataacatggcagtatcgcgctaatcactgacagggataacatggcggtatcgcgctaatcactgacaggaataacatggcggtatcgcgcagtatcgcgctaatcactgacagggataagatggcggtatcgcgctaatcactgacagggataacatggcggtatcgcgcagtatcgcgctaatcactgacagggataacatgacggtatcacgctaatcactgacaggaataacatggcggtatcgcgctaatcactgacagggataacatggtggtatcgcgctaatcactgacagggataacatggcggtatcgcgctaatcactgacagggataacatggcggtatcgcgcagtatcgtgctaatcactgacagggataacatggcggtatcgcgcagtatcgcgctgatcactgacagggataacatggcggtatcccgctaatcactgacagggataacatggcggtatcgcgcagtatcgcgctaatcactgacagggataacatggcggtatcacgcagtatcgcgctaatcactgacagggataacatggcggtatcgtgctaatcactgacagggataacatgccggtatcgcgctaatcactgacagggataacatggcggtatcgcgcagtatcgcgctaatcactgacagggataacatggcggtatcgcgctaatcactgacagggataacatggcggtatcgcgcagtatcgcgctaatcactggcagggataacatggcggtatcgcgctaatcactgacagggataacatggcggcatcgcgcagtatcgcgctaatcactgacagggataacatggcggtatcgcgctaatcactgacagggataacatggcggtatcgcgcagtatcgcgctaatcactgacagggatttCATGGCGgttgttagatctctacagatcaggtccttctagggcaagcaaaaccttttctcccgggagctactgaaacgcaacagatatataattatttcaattagcgtagcatacgagctcggagctgtgaGAATTCAAGGAGGCTGGTTGTTGAATTgtcacaactaaattttaatggttcacaagcaggtttatatacacaaggcagggacaaaaatacagttgtcatctgttacaaatatgggtacacatctaaatttacatgtatccttcacataatgccttttctgtagagctaaaaacatttaactgctgagcaagagacatatacaatggtgacttataaggcagccctatcctctgtggtcttgttttaacaatattttgacaggcattgaacagttggtctgaagctatttacgatagcctcccatgaaaatagcaaggccagcgtattttttttaaccttatcaattccagaagacAGAAGACAGTTTAAACCTTACAGCGGTATCGCACAGTAtagcgctaatcactgacagggataacatggcggtattgcgcagtatcgcactaatcactgacagggataacatggcggtatcgcgctaatcactgacagggataacatggcggtatcgcgcagtatcgcgctaatcactgacagggataacatggcggtatcgcgctaatcactgacagggataacatggcggtattgcgcagtatcgcgctaatcactgacagggataacatggcggtatcgcgctaatcactgacagggataacatggcggtatcgcacagtatcgcgctaatcactgacagggataacatggcggtatcgtgctaatcactgacagggataacatggcggtatcacgctaatcactgacagggataacatggcggtattgcgcagtatcgcgctaatcacagacagggataacatggcggtatcgcgcagtatcgtgctaatcactgacagggataacatggcggtatcgcgcagtttcgcgctaatcactgacagggataacatggcggtatcgcgctaatcactgacagggataacatggcggtatcgcgctaatcactgacagggataacatggcggtatcgcgcagtaccacgctaatcactgacagggataacatggcggtatcgcgcagtaccgcgctaatcactgacagggataacatggcggtatcgcgctaatcactgacagggataacatggcggtatcgcgctaatcactgacagggataacatggcggtatcgtgcagtatcacgctaatcactgacagggataacatggcggtatcgcgcagtaacgcgctaatcactgacagggataacatggcggtatcgcgctaatcactgacagggataacatggcggtatcgcgctaatcactgacagggataacatggcggtatcgctcagtatcgcgctaatcactgacagggataacatggcggtatcgcgcaaatcgcgctaatcactgacagggataacatggcggtatcgcgctaatcactgacagggataacatggcggtatctcgctaatcactgacagggataacatggcggtatcgcgcagtatcgtgctaatcactgacagggataaaatggcggtatcgcgcagtatcgtgCTAATCTCTGACAggaataacatggcggtatcgcgctaatcactgacggataacatggcggtatcgcgctaatcactgacagggataacatggcggtatcgcgctaatcactgacagggataacatggcggtatcactcagtatcgcgctaatcacggacagggataacatggcggtatcgcgcaatatcgcgctaatcactgacagggataacatggcggtatcgcgctaatcactgacagggataacatggcggtatctcgctaatcactgacagggataacatggcggtgtcgcgcagtatcgcgctaatcactgacagggataacatggcggtatcactcagtatcgcgctaatcactgacagggataacatggcggtatcgcgcagtatcgcgctaatcactgacagggataacatggcggtatcgcgctaatcactgacagggataacatggcggtatcgcgcagtatcgcgctaatcactgacagggataacatggcggtatcgcgcagtatcgcgctaatcactgacagggataacatggcggtatcgcgctaatcactgacagggataacatggcggtatcgcgcagtatcgcgctaatcactgacagggataacatggcggtatcgcgcagtatcgcgctaatcactgacagggataacatggcggtatcgcgcagtatcgtactaatcactgacagggataacatggcggtatcgtgcagtatcacgctaatcactgacagggataacatggcggtatcgcgcagtaacgcgctaatcactgacagggataacatggcggtatcgcgctaatcactgacagggataacatggcggtatcgcgctaatcactgacagggataacatggcggtatcgctcagtatcgcgctaatcactgacagggataacatggcggtatcgctcagtatcgcgctaatcactgacagggataacatggcggtatcgcgcaaatcgcgctaatcactgacagggataacatggcggtatcgcgctaatcactgacagggataacatggcggtatcgcgctaatcactgacagggataacatggcggtatctcgctaatcactgacagggataacatggcggtatcgcgcagtatcgtgctaatcactgacagggataaaatggcggtatcgcgcagtatcgtgCTAATCTCTGACAggaataacatggcggtatcgcgctaatcactgacggataacatggcggtatcgcgctaatcactgacagggataacatggcggtatcgcgctaatcactgacagggataacatggcggtatcactcagtatcgcgctaatcacggacagggataacatggcggtatcgcgcaatatcgcgctaatcactgacagggataacatggcggtatctcgctaatcactgacagggataacatggcggtgtcgcgcagtatcgcgctaatcactgacagggataacatggcggtatcactcagtatcgcgctaatcactgacagggataacatggcggtatcgcgcagtatcgcgctaatcactgacagggataacatggcggtatcgcgctaatcactgacagggataacatggcggtatcgcgcagtatcgcgctaatcactgacagggataacatggcggtatcgcgcagtatcgcgctaatcactgacagggataacatggcggtatcgcgctaatcactgacagggataacatggcggtatcgcgcagtatcgcgctaatcactgacagggataacatggcggtatcgcgcagtatcgtgCTAATCTCTGACAggaataacatggcggtatcgcgcagtatcgcgctaatcactgacagggataacatggcggtatcgcgctaatcactgacagggataacatggcggtatcgcgctaatcactgacagggataacatggcggtatcgcactAATCACTGACGGATAACATGGCgttatcgcgctaatcactgacagggataacatggcggtatcgcgctaatcattgacaggataacatggcggtatcgcgcagtatcgcgctaatcactgacagggataacatggcggtatcgcgcagtatcgcgctaatcactggcagggataacatggcggtatccgctaatcactgacagggataacatggcagtatcgcgctaatcactgacagggataacatggcggtatcgcgctaatcactgacaggataacatggcggtatcgcgcagtatcgcgctaatcactgacagggataacatggcgatatcgcgctaatcactgacagggataacatggcggtatcgcgctaatcactgacagggataacatggcggtatcgcgcagtatcgcgcagtatcgcgctaatcactgacagggataacatggcggtatcgcgctaatcactgacagggataacatggcggtatcgcgcagtatcgcgctaatcactgacagggataacatagcggtatcgcactaatcactgacagggataacatggcggtatcgcgctaatcactgacggaTAACATGgtggtatcgcgctaatcactgacagggataacatggcggtatcgcgcagtatcgcgctaatcactgacagggataacatggcggcatcgcgctaatcactgacagggataacatggcggtatcgcgcagtatcgcgctaatcactgacagggataacatggcggtatcgcgctaatcactgacagggataacatggcggtatcgcgcagtatcgcgctaatcactgacagggataacatggcggtatcgcgcagtatcgcgctaatcactgacaggaataacatggcggtatcgcccCGGGCTGcctctgttttgtgtgtgtcactttgtgtgtctgtgtcactgtgtgtgtgtgggtgtgtgataaTCTGCAGCGTCTGTAACAGTGTCACTGTGTGATAACCTGCAGCGTCTGTAACAGTGTCACTGTTTGATAACCTGCAGCGTCTGTAACAGTGTCACTGTGTGATAACCTGCAGCGTCTGTAACAGTGTCACTGTGTGATAACCTGCAGCGCCTGTAAcaggctcagtgtgtgtgtggttatttacctgtgtgtcactgtgtgtgtgtgtgttactgtgtgtgtgtgtgtgtgtgtgtgtgtcactgtgtgtgtgtgtcactgtgtgtgtgtgtgttactgtgtgtgtgtgtgtgtgtgtgtcactgtgtgtgtgtgtgtgtcactgtgtgtgtgtatttacctatatctatgtgtctcagacagtcactccctGCAGTATTATTACACGGGGGTCTCAGCGCCAGGCTCCGAGCTGCCTctgttttctgtgtgtgtctcagtatgtgtcactgtgtgtgtgtgtgtatttacctatatctgtgtctctcagacagtcactccctGCGGTATTATCACACTGCGGTCTCCGCGCCAGTctccgggctgtgtgtgtgtgtgtgtcactgtgtgtgtgtgtgtgtgtgtgtgtgtcactgggtttgtgtgtgtcactgtgtgtgtgtgtgtgtgtgtgtgtcactgtgtgtgtatttacctatatctgtgtctctcagacagtcactccctGCGGTATTATTACACTGCGGTCTCAGCGCCAGgctccgggctgtgtgtgtgtgtgtgtgtgtgtgtcactgtgtgtgtgtgtgtcactgtgtgtgtgtgtgtatttacctatatcTGTGTCCCTCAGACAGTCACTCCCTGCGGTATTATTACACTGCGGTCTCAGCTCCAGGCTCCGGGCTGCCTCTGTTTACCTCCGTCGGGTACGTGGATGACCGGGAGATAATGAGATATGACAGTGACAGTCGGCAGGAACGTCCCGTGGCTCCGTGGATGCAGAAGATCGAGGATCCGGATTACTGGGAAAGAAACACACAGAAAACCAAAGGCCATGAGCCTGTATACAAACACAACGTGCAGGCAGTGATGCGCAGATACAACCAGACAGGAGGTGAGACACTC
The Ascaphus truei isolate aAscTru1 unplaced genomic scaffold, aAscTru1.hap1 HAP1_SCAFFOLD_1042, whole genome shotgun sequence genome window above contains:
- the LOC142474992 gene encoding H-2 class I histocompatibility antigen, K-K alpha chain-like, whose amino-acid sequence is MRVRERGPQCVPYTSTMLCPLLLLLTLGVSGGYSDSHSLRYYYTAVSAPGSGLPLFTSVGYVDDREIMRYDSDSRQERPVAPWMQKIEDPDYWERNTQKTKGHEPVYKHNVQAVMRRYNQTGGFHSFQEMYGCELRDDGSARGYNQLGYDGKEFLSLDTERWTYVSTAPEAQITTQRWNSAEVNMPQRYRELPGT